Proteins encoded within one genomic window of Thioploca ingrica:
- a CDS encoding dihydrolipoamide dehydrogenase, translating into MADYNVIVIGAGPAGYVAAIRCAQLGMKTACVDNWVNSEGKPSLGGTCLNVGCIPSKALLDSSHHYYFMQKQAAQHGIQCEGLTIDIAAMQARKDKIVKTLTQGIVGLFKKNQVTFIHGQGRLVSSNEVEIIVPQVNAQIVSADYIIIATGSVPTTLPMAPIDKQFIVDSTGALAFNTVPQRLGIIGAGAIGLELGSVWNRLGSQVTILEALPEFLAAADRKIAAAAFKELNKQGLNIKLHTQVTSASVANNEITITYQDNQEQKQLCVDKLVVAVGRKPNTDGLNTKAVGIRMDERGFIQVDQSRQTDIPGIYAIGDVIGGPMLAHKGSEEGIMVAERLAGQKSEMSYKTVPWVIYTAPELAWVGQTEEQLQAAGIEYKLGQFPFAASGRAKAQGDTNGMVRILAHAHTDQILGVHILGLSASELIAEAVVAMEFEASAEDLARTIHAHPTLAEAIHEAALGVDERMIHA; encoded by the coding sequence ATGGCAGATTATAATGTTATCGTAATAGGTGCCGGTCCGGCCGGTTATGTGGCAGCTATTCGTTGCGCTCAATTAGGCATGAAAACCGCCTGTGTGGATAACTGGGTTAACTCCGAAGGGAAACCGTCATTAGGTGGGACTTGTCTTAATGTTGGCTGTATTCCTTCTAAAGCCCTACTGGATTCTTCCCACCATTATTATTTTATGCAAAAACAAGCCGCTCAACATGGTATTCAGTGCGAAGGTTTAACCATCGATATTGCCGCCATGCAAGCGCGAAAAGATAAAATCGTCAAAACCTTAACCCAGGGCATTGTCGGGTTGTTTAAAAAAAATCAAGTCACCTTTATTCATGGACAAGGGCGTTTAGTCAGTAGCAATGAAGTTGAAATTATTGTTCCGCAAGTAAATGCTCAAATTGTTAGCGCTGACTATATTATTATTGCGACCGGTTCGGTACCCACAACGCTGCCCATGGCACCGATTGATAAGCAATTCATCGTTGATTCAACCGGCGCCTTAGCTTTTAATACCGTTCCGCAACGTTTAGGTATCATTGGTGCGGGTGCCATTGGTTTAGAACTCGGTAGTGTGTGGAATCGATTAGGTAGCCAAGTCACTATTCTGGAAGCCTTACCGGAATTTCTCGCCGCTGCTGACCGTAAAATAGCCGCCGCTGCCTTTAAAGAACTTAATAAACAAGGACTTAACATTAAACTCCATACTCAAGTCACTTCAGCCAGTGTCGCTAACAATGAAATCACTATCACCTATCAAGATAACCAGGAACAAAAACAACTCTGTGTGGATAAATTAGTTGTGGCGGTTGGGCGCAAACCGAACACCGACGGATTAAATACCAAAGCGGTGGGTATCAGAATGGATGAACGTGGCTTTATTCAAGTCGATCAATCTCGGCAGACGGATATACCTGGAATTTATGCGATTGGTGATGTCATTGGTGGGCCAATGTTAGCTCATAAAGGTTCAGAAGAAGGCATCATGGTCGCAGAACGTTTAGCCGGTCAAAAGAGTGAAATGTCCTATAAAACAGTTCCTTGGGTTATCTATACTGCACCGGAACTCGCTTGGGTGGGTCAGACTGAAGAACAACTCCAAGCCGCCGGAATTGAATATAAACTGGGCCAATTTCCCTTTGCTGCGAGTGGGAGAGCTAAAGCACAGGGCGATACCAATGGCATGGTGCGCATTTTAGCTCATGCTCATACCGATCAAATTTTAGGCGTACACATTTTAGGTCTCTCGGCTTCCGAACTGATTGCCGAAGCCGTAGTCGCCATGGAATTTGAAGCCAGTGCCGAAGATTTAGCTCGCACTATTCATGCGCATCCGACTTTAGCAGAAGCCATCCATGAAGCGGCGTTAGGCGTAGATGAGCGAATGATTCATGCTTAA
- a CDS encoding Sel1 domain protein repeat-containing protein, giving the protein MIERQANENLLAEEMMALQSGIAAFETKQFVRAYQLLLHLAQQGHPQAQYRLAIMAQNGLGQVVNPQEAVRWMQAAAEQGLDLAQHGLGFMYLEGECVEQNDTQAAHWFRLAAKQGLAGAQATLGNLYEQGRGVEKDLEEAQRWYAKAGF; this is encoded by the coding sequence ATGATAGAAAGACAAGCGAATGAAAATTTGTTAGCAGAAGAGATGATGGCATTACAAAGTGGGATAGCTGCTTTCGAGACCAAACAATTTGTCCGTGCCTATCAACTACTTTTGCATTTAGCTCAACAAGGTCATCCGCAAGCGCAATATCGTTTAGCCATTATGGCTCAAAATGGCTTAGGACAAGTCGTCAATCCGCAAGAAGCCGTCCGTTGGATGCAAGCAGCGGCTGAACAAGGTTTGGATTTAGCTCAACATGGATTGGGTTTTATGTACCTCGAAGGCGAATGTGTCGAGCAAAATGATACCCAAGCCGCTCACTGGTTCCGTTTAGCCGCAAAACAAGGTTTAGCCGGTGCACAAGCGACGCTAGGCAATTTGTATGAACAAGGACGTGGTGTAGAAAAAGATCTCGAAGAAGCCCAACGCTGGTATGCTAAAGCGGGATTTTAA
- a CDS encoding dihydrolipoamide succinyltransferase component of 2-oxoglutarate dehydrogenase complex, producing the protein MSIFEVKVPVLAESVAEATLLTWYFQPGDAIKENDKLVEIETDKVVLEVVTPHTGVLKEILKPGGENVFSGEVIGYIDTSGAPLTTPPPHLESATTTSPPVIPVKTSPAVRKIAAEQGIEPWAVPHQGDRVTKADLLRQSPQPWSIQEKPSSPIIAEPTRTSPALRGTTADTLGRPEERVPMTRLRKRVAERLLAAQHHHAILTTFNEINMQAVMDLRQKHREAFEKKHNVKLGFMSFFTKAVVMALQRFPIINASTEGDDIIYHGYYDIGIAVNSSRGLVVPILRDVDILSFAEIEKNIANFAQRARDAQLSIEELNGGTFSITNGGVFGSMLSTPILNPPQSAILGMHNIVERPIAENGQVVIRPIMYVALSYDHRLIDGRDAIQFLMAIKNAIEDPARLLLDI; encoded by the coding sequence GTGTCTATTTTTGAAGTCAAAGTGCCCGTATTGGCGGAGTCGGTTGCTGAAGCAACCTTATTAACTTGGTACTTTCAGCCGGGCGATGCTATTAAAGAAAATGATAAATTAGTTGAAATTGAAACGGATAAAGTCGTTTTAGAAGTCGTTACTCCTCATACCGGGGTATTAAAAGAAATTCTCAAACCCGGGGGAGAAAACGTTTTTAGTGGCGAAGTCATCGGTTACATTGATACCAGTGGTGCTCCTCTCACGACGCCGCCACCGCACCTCGAATCAGCAACGACCACCTCACCCCCGGTCATACCGGTTAAAACCAGCCCGGCGGTTCGTAAAATTGCCGCCGAACAAGGTATCGAACCGTGGGCGGTTCCACATCAAGGCGACCGGGTTACCAAAGCCGATCTATTAAGGCAATCTCCACAACCTTGGTCAATTCAGGAAAAACCCAGCTCACCGATCATTGCCGAACCCACCAGAACTTCCCCAGCTTTAAGAGGAACAACGGCGGATACCTTAGGACGTCCGGAAGAACGAGTACCGATGACACGCTTGCGCAAGCGCGTTGCCGAACGGTTACTTGCCGCTCAACATCATCATGCGATTCTCACGACTTTTAACGAAATCAATATGCAAGCCGTGATGGACTTACGGCAAAAACATCGGGAAGCGTTTGAAAAGAAACATAATGTGAAACTGGGTTTCATGTCGTTTTTCACCAAAGCGGTCGTCATGGCCTTACAACGATTTCCGATTATTAATGCGTCTACCGAAGGGGATGATATTATTTATCATGGTTACTACGATATTGGTATTGCCGTCAATTCATCCCGTGGATTAGTGGTTCCCATTTTACGTGATGTTGATATTTTATCTTTTGCCGAAATCGAAAAAAATATTGCTAATTTTGCTCAACGTGCCCGTGATGCGCAACTCAGTATAGAAGAATTGAACGGGGGTACCTTTAGTATCACTAACGGTGGCGTATTTGGTTCGATGTTGTCAACGCCGATCTTAAACCCACCCCAAAGCGCCATTTTGGGTATGCACAATATCGTCGAACGCCCCATCGCTGAAAATGGGCAAGTTGTTATTCGTCCCATCATGTATGTGGCTTTATCTTATGACCATCGCTTAATCGACGGACGTGATGCCATACAGTTTCTCATGGCGATCAAAAATGCGATAGAAGACCCGGCTCGTTTACTATTAGATATTTAA
- a CDS encoding 2-oxoglutarate dehydrogenase, E1 component: MTHHSYLYNAAFIDDLYETYLINPTLVGQEWRDYFVQLQYEQPLSHPEIPHAPIQAEFLQLYSIPIRNRRVNHFGANDETLGLFAKKQTAVLQLINAHRFRGHQQANLDPLQLQERPVVEELYPEYYGLTSADMETVFNAGSLYSVTKDTLSNIIKRIKTIYCGTIGAEYMHITDTKQKRWIQERLEGSLAKPNFMSETKLNILERLTAAQGLEEFLHTNYVGQKRFSLEGSESLIALLDELIQHAGAEGVKEIIIGMAHRGRLNVLVNVLGKRPKDLFSEFEGKVTPTSGSGDVKYHQGFSSDVMTPGGLVHLALAFNPSHLEIINPVVEGAVRARQDRRGDKLRNEVLPVLIHGDAAFAGQGVIMETLNLSQTQGYSTGGTVHIIINNQIGFTTSDPLDSRSTLYCTDVAKMVQVPIFHVNGDDPEAVLLVTKLAFNYRTAFHKDVVVDMVCYRRQGHNEADDPVGTQPIMYRKISQHPSTQTIYAQQLVNEGIIGPEESETLLQQYRAALKSKEVVSRPVTKAFEHGIDWKPYLDTHWTIPVDTHLSLETFQNLITKLTTIPADFKLNRGVARLIQARQQMGKGELPLDWGCAEALAYASLLVEGYPIRLSGQDSARGTFAHRHAVLHDQETGETHLPLQHLAAEQAKFLVINSLLSEEAVLAFEYGYSASEPETLVLWEAQFGDFANNAQVVIDQFISSSEAKWRRYCGLVMLLPHGYDGQGPEHSSARLERYLQLCAEDNIQVCVPSTPAQFFHLLRRQIRRTYRKPLIVMTPKSLLRHKLSVSPREDFTHGEFKTVIDEVADINPEKVERLLFCSGKVYFDLVEARQTHGIDHIAIIRLEQLYPYPKVAVTQLLERYPHVEHRVWVQEESRNQGAWWYMRAHMDVNWGYQGGRIEYAGRPSSASPATGYLSVHRQQLQQLINDALQLNPPSNS, encoded by the coding sequence ATGACTCATCATTCTTATTTATATAATGCTGCTTTTATTGATGATTTGTATGAAACTTACTTAATTAATCCCACCTTAGTTGGTCAAGAGTGGCGGGATTATTTTGTGCAGTTGCAATATGAACAACCTTTATCACATCCAGAAATTCCTCATGCGCCCATTCAAGCTGAATTTCTACAACTCTATTCTATTCCTATCCGCAATCGGCGTGTGAACCATTTCGGTGCTAACGATGAAACGCTGGGATTATTTGCCAAAAAACAAACGGCGGTGTTACAACTCATTAATGCGCACCGTTTTCGCGGACATCAACAAGCTAATTTAGATCCGTTACAATTGCAAGAACGTCCGGTTGTGGAAGAATTATACCCAGAGTATTATGGTTTGACTTCGGCGGATATGGAAACCGTATTTAATGCGGGTTCTTTATATAGTGTTACTAAAGACACTTTATCCAATATTATTAAACGAATAAAAACCATCTATTGTGGCACTATTGGTGCTGAATATATGCACATCACCGATACTAAACAAAAACGCTGGATCCAAGAACGTTTAGAAGGCTCATTAGCGAAACCCAATTTTATGAGTGAAACTAAACTCAATATTTTGGAACGTTTGACCGCAGCACAAGGGTTAGAAGAATTTTTACATACCAACTATGTTGGACAAAAACGTTTTTCCCTCGAAGGTAGTGAAAGTCTGATTGCACTGTTAGATGAACTCATCCAACATGCGGGTGCTGAAGGTGTTAAAGAGATCATTATTGGCATGGCGCATCGTGGCCGTTTAAACGTATTAGTTAACGTTTTAGGTAAACGTCCTAAAGATCTCTTTTCAGAATTCGAAGGCAAAGTTACCCCCACGAGTGGTTCCGGAGATGTCAAATATCATCAAGGTTTTTCTTCAGATGTGATGACCCCGGGTGGACTGGTTCATTTAGCATTGGCATTTAATCCTTCTCACTTAGAAATCATTAATCCGGTGGTTGAAGGTGCCGTCCGTGCGAGACAAGATCGGCGTGGTGATAAATTGCGTAATGAAGTATTACCGGTATTAATTCATGGTGATGCCGCTTTTGCCGGACAAGGTGTTATCATGGAAACGCTTAATTTATCTCAAACCCAGGGTTATAGTACTGGGGGAACGGTTCATATTATCATTAATAATCAAATTGGTTTTACCACCAGTGATCCGTTAGATTCTCGCTCGACCTTATATTGCACCGATGTCGCTAAAATGGTACAAGTGCCGATTTTTCACGTCAATGGCGATGATCCCGAAGCGGTTTTACTGGTGACTAAATTAGCCTTTAATTATCGAACCGCTTTTCATAAAGATGTGGTGGTTGACATGGTTTGTTATCGTCGACAGGGACATAACGAAGCCGATGATCCGGTGGGGACTCAACCCATTATGTATCGAAAAATTAGTCAACATCCTTCTACTCAAACTATTTATGCGCAACAGTTAGTTAACGAAGGCATTATCGGTCCAGAAGAGAGCGAAACCTTATTACAACAATATCGCGCTGCTTTAAAAAGTAAAGAGGTTGTCTCCCGCCCAGTGACTAAAGCTTTTGAGCATGGTATCGATTGGAAACCTTATCTTGATACGCATTGGACTATCCCCGTTGATACCCACCTGAGTCTGGAAACTTTTCAAAATTTAATCACCAAACTCACCACCATACCCGCCGACTTTAAACTTAACCGCGGAGTTGCTCGGCTAATACAAGCCCGTCAGCAAATGGGCAAAGGTGAATTACCCCTGGATTGGGGTTGTGCAGAAGCCTTGGCTTATGCTAGCTTACTCGTAGAAGGTTACCCGATACGGTTATCCGGTCAAGACAGTGCGCGAGGCACCTTTGCGCATCGCCATGCCGTATTACATGATCAAGAAACGGGTGAAACTCACTTACCTTTACAGCATTTAGCGGCTGAGCAAGCTAAATTTTTAGTGATTAATTCCTTACTCTCAGAAGAAGCTGTCTTAGCTTTTGAATATGGTTATAGTGCTTCGGAACCGGAAACTTTAGTTTTATGGGAAGCGCAATTTGGCGATTTTGCTAATAATGCCCAAGTGGTGATCGATCAATTTATTAGTTCCTCAGAAGCAAAATGGCGACGCTATTGTGGTTTAGTCATGTTACTGCCTCACGGTTATGATGGACAAGGACCGGAACATTCTTCTGCACGGTTAGAACGTTACTTACAACTCTGCGCCGAAGATAACATTCAGGTCTGTGTCCCCAGTACCCCAGCGCAATTTTTTCACCTGTTGCGACGACAAATACGCCGTACCTACCGTAAACCGCTCATTGTGATGACCCCCAAAAGTTTACTACGTCACAAGTTGTCAGTTTCACCCCGGGAAGATTTTACTCATGGAGAATTTAAAACGGTCATTGATGAAGTAGCCGACATCAACCCAGAAAAAGTGGAACGACTTCTCTTTTGTAGCGGTAAAGTCTATTTTGATCTGGTCGAAGCTAGGCAAACTCATGGTATTGACCATATTGCTATTATTCGGTTAGAACAACTCTACCCTTATCCGAAGGTAGCGGTAACCCAGTTATTGGAACGTTACCCCCATGTGGAACATCGCGTTTGGGTACAAGAAGAATCCCGTAATCAAGGCGCTTGGTGGTACATGCGTGCCCATATGGATGTTAACTGGGGTTATCAAGGAGGTCGGATTGAATATGCTGGACGACCTTCCTCGGCGTCACCAGCGACTGGCTATTTAAGTGTTCACCGTCAACAACTCCAACAATTGATTAACGATGCTTTACAACTCAACCCACCGAGTAACTCATAA